A genomic segment from Salvelinus alpinus chromosome 8, SLU_Salpinus.1, whole genome shotgun sequence encodes:
- the glrx5 gene encoding glutaredoxin-related protein 5, mitochondrial has product MNNLIRSTVRCLRLSSSVYPPKQVDGQHASLVSSARLMCSAALQKDLGDMVKKDKVVVFIKGTPAQPMCGFSNAVVQILRMHGVNEYAAYNVLDDQDLRQGVKDFSNWPTIPQIFLNGEFVGGCDIFLQMHQNGDLVEELQKLGIRSALLDAEKESK; this is encoded by the exons ATGAACAACCTAATTCGGTCTACAGTTCGCTGTCTTCGGTTGAGTTCTTCGGTCTATCCACCGAAGCAAGTTGATGGACAACATGCATCGTTGGTGTCCTCGGCCCGGCTTATGTGTTCTGCGGCCTTACAGAAAGACCTTGGTGATATGGTGAAGAAGGACAAGGTGGTGGTGTTTATAAAGGGGACGCCTGCCCAGCCAATGTGTGGTTTCAGTAATGCCGTGGTTCAGATACTGAGGATGCATGGTGTGAATGAATATGCTGCATATAACGTGTTGGATGACCAGGATCTCAGACAAG gAGTGAAGGACTTCTCCAACTGGCCCACGATCCCACAGATATTCTTAAATGGAGAGTTTGTGGGCGGCTGTGACATCTTCCTACAGATGCACCAGAATGGAGACTTGGTAGAGGAGCTCCAGAAGCTGGGGATCCGCTCTGCGCTGCTGGACGCTGAGAAAGAATCCAAGTAG